The Ipomoea triloba cultivar NCNSP0323 chromosome 13, ASM357664v1 genomic interval AAATTGTACGTTTAGTACCtcaattgcaaaaaaaaaaaataaaaataaaaataaaattgacaaGTTAAATGACTTATTTGGaactttttataaaataattattttttatgatgACCAGGTTATTAGATGGTCCAACTTTGTTCTTAGGTAAAGGTGTAACGTAtttgaccccccccccccccccccccccccccNTGCTATTATTATCAAGAAACAAGGTCCGGGAACTTTGGGAGGAAGGCAACCTTCATCTCCTGTTTTTATTCGaatcccactaaaacaaaagcaaCGAATGATTTTCTTCATCATCTCTTATGGTTGCATTTGTCAGAAAGATCCATATTTGAATCTCTTTGTCTCATGGTTGCCTTGTTGTGATATTTCGTTAATAGTCATGGTTGTTTGTTGTTAGAGACATCCATTGACTATGTTAGACTTTTTAAGACAATCAGTAactgttttaaaatatttaaaaacattaaattgtatattttaaatccAAATCATTATCACATttgaaaaaaatagtatttggCATGACATGTTTAGTATTTGGATgcaattacattattattttttcttttgttaatttAAGAAGTTTCaacgatttttatttttatttttactagtattttcgctaGTGCGTtacacggaatggatttgttataatatctaaagaatatttggatcaatatacaattatatatattataacatcgaatattatatagcgcaattgatgaaattgattggatcgattatgttttctgatgttttcctagcttgaattagaacaaataattgtcttATTATCCgtgcgtggataaatttttttattatatattgagataataaaaataaagatgaaattataaaaaattctaatattgaacgtgtacatttatttgattataagattagtacaaaaatattactcaattaattaaataatatatgacttgtttgtctaaaattatcttaaaaagatctataagtaatataacttatataattatattattactaaaataaatatgagaaaatgaaaaataaattaattataattattataaaaataaattcaacgaccaatgcttagcttaattaccataataattattaggcaattattattagtcaattacactaatatatgtgtaattatacttttatactttaagtatattcattttcaccatattgcatttagttttatcttcctcctccatatttgaatgaattaattttgattattataaaaatctaacaacccatgctcaattaatttttttaaagtttaaataacttaaagtgccaaagaccttgtggtcaagtggcattcggtgtgccgattaacactcccactgaggcaactgttgactcgttgtgctgcttcagtaggttgtaaaagtagctatgaacagatactaccttgcaacagagtcagtagtactcaaaaaaaaaaaaaacttaaagttttcaaaaggaaagtataattaattaataaagtttttaaataattttcagtcaattagtaatattcttttcttttttcgataaatgattttacttttattaatagtgttgatacgtgagtatacataatatcaattaatagatattagttaatttctattttacattttcttaacaaataagctttattaattatttgatcaataaaatatttaattaattgactacaaaagtttgggcgggaaatgaaataggaggattttacttttatatagtatagaatatagattacgatctttttatattttaaatctattagtaatatcattttttcttggaataagggtcaaataagctactgaactacacacaaaattgcaattagaaaATCGAACTTagaaagaatgcaattggatcccTGAACTacataaactcatgcaattaagtacaaattgacatgttttttttttttaaaaaaaaaagtccaaattgacctgtttacctacaattgtgatgacatggcggttaataattttaaaataaatttttaaaataattttaattaaaataattaaataataataaaattaaaaaaaaacagacgtcttcGACAGTTCTTCTGtttttaacaataatattactgaatttattaacaatattactatattaccataataatattatagatgaATGAGATTGGTATGTTCTTAGCAATTGACTgaatttatgaataaatatatatggataattaattaataaattaataaatgaataaaataaataattttactaaaatgccattaagtttgggcggaaaaatttgggaggaggatattgtttttatatatattatagattaGGAAGCTCAATTACACTATTTGTTAGAACTTAAAAGAATTTATTAACACTTTCTTTTAATAGCATAGAGGATTAGAGGGTATACAAATGACAACTTAACTAAGAAATAAGGGGTCAGAgtgtaatttatataataagaAGGATCCCAATTTCATTTTGCCCTATGGACAATTCAAAATCCCAGTACCGCGAAATTCAAACACAATTCAAAATATGGCGCCATGTCCTCTTTCATCTAAGAGCTcaagagagatagagagagcgAGCGAGCGAGGCGTACAGATAAACAGATGAAGAATCTAATCTAACTATTTTCTTTTCCTGAGCTATAAATTTCTGTCTCCATTGAATTGAACAATTTGTCGGATGAACAGATGTTGGAGTATTCAGATTCGCTCTCATTTCCTTCTGGTTAGTATAATGTCCTGAACCCTAACCGGCTGCCCCTAAATCATTAAAATCGATCAAAAGCATCTCTTTTTACACAAGATTTCAACTTTTATACAATTCTTTAAGTGTTTCACTATTTCTATTTCTTGGGCATTCATAGAGCCTCCTCACATCGGCAACTGGTTTTCGAGCTATGTGCACGAGTCTCCAGTGCTGAGTAGCATTGATGATTTGGAGTGTGAACCTGGAGAGGAAAAAACCAGTGAAGAGAAGTTTGTTAAAAGCAGGGCTTTTGGAAGAGAGATCTGTTTGCCTTCTGGTGATCATGCAGCTCCAAATGAAGACAAATGCGCTATTGAGGTAGTTTAACTAGTGTTCTCCATTTTCTGTCCCACTCTGCTATTTAAATTCGTTGAAATGGAAGAGGAATTGATAACTTCTTTCACATCTTCTATACAAATCATTGTGAGTTCATGATCATCCAGAAATCAAGAAAAGTTACATAATGGTATGGGTTATCAGATTGCCAAATGAAGCCTATTTTTGCATAACAATTTTGTAGATGAAGATGGCATGCCATGACATGTAGACATAgatttaattatgaaattaatcaattatttccTGTCCCTTTGACCAAGCAACATGAATGTAAGTTCTTGCTTTTTCTGAGATCAGAATAGGTTAAATTTATTGTTATCTCATGGTAGAGCTATCTTTCTAGGAGTTAAGTTGGAATTCTAAGTTTTCAGACATGATAAAATTTTGAGAGTACATGATTTGTAGTGATTTTGTTCAATATTTTCGTATGCAGTTTCTGAGATCATCAGAGTACCCTGACCTTTCTTATGGTATGTAAATTGTTTTTAGGCACCTTAATATACTGCTCATTACTTgcatattttcttcttcttttttattttttttatagttcatAACCTTGCATAAATGGTACACTGAAAAACAATTACTGGAGCCCAAatactctgtgtgtgtgtgtggtatTAGCATCTAACAATAGTTAAAAACTGTTTGGAATGACCTAACTTTTTGCTTCATAAATTTTATACTACCAGAGCCTTCAGATGTCAATGACAGTTTCTCTAGCTATGTACCTGAAACTCCAATGTCTGATGAAGATGGTGATCTCAGTATCCCAGGATCAAACAACATAACTGATTTGAAAGACAATGGTAACTCCAGAGGATTCATTTGTGAAAGCATCAAAGGGAAAGCAGAAAGCTTTTCTGAAGATATTAGACAGGGAACAACAGATGGTTACCTTTCAAAAGGCCTTGTTAGGTGTAATGCCTCTGTTGAAGCTAACTGTGCAAATCAGGTAACTGATCTTTTGTTACTCTTTTTGTATACAAATACATGAATAATCTTAGAGTTGTTCAGATTTTAACTGTTAGAATTGTCTTCCTTGAGCAGTGTGAACTAAGCCTTGGGAGCTGAAATGAACATACTGTAGCCTTGGGAGCTGAAAAGATTATTGGGTAGCTTTGTAGGTTTACTATTTGAGCatcttttatgtgtatatatattgtgtaatcTTCTTTCAGTAAAAGACATGAAGTAAGatagttaatatattttcagccatttctctcttcttgattcttcatcttgCTTCCTCCTAATTGGCGGGtggtgttattctccacccgccaggcctATGATTCTTACAAACTCaacttggtatcagagcctaagaTTCTAGGCTATTTTCATCCTTTCtatttctggaaaaaaaaaaaaacaccatttttTCCGGCGATACGCGGCTGCCCATTTCGTTCCGACTCACTTCCGGCTAGTGTGTGAAGAAACTACCACCACAGCCTTACTCGGAACCTCGTCGCGAGCCGACGCCTGAAATCCGGTGGCCATCATCCTCTGCACGCGCCCCCACGCGCCGCCGCACTCCGCCGGAAGTCTCCACTCTTTTCCGGCCATATCTCTATCCTCCGATCTCCGTTCAAGGTGTTGTTGCCCCAAGTAGATTCGCCTTGGAGTATATTCAGATTTCCAGTCTCCGCCGGTCATGCCGGTCAACTGCCGGTCAACGCCAGTCAACCGTCTGAAAAATTCCGGCGACTGTGGTATTAAATTCTCCCGAGCTTCCAGTATATGATGCTATCATACTTGGCCTCTATTTCTAGCTTTTCACCTTGAAACCACATCTTTTTCCTCCTCGGGATATCATGATAGAGTGGTGTTCTGTATCTATTTCTAGCTTTTCATCTTGGCTTCTATTTCTAGTTTTTCGTGTTGAACTACCACATCTTTTACCTCTTTTCCTACTAGTGTCATGTATTTGTTCAGTTCACACAACATTTCCCTCCATTATAGCATCACATGATGTCCCAAACGTCCCAAACTGCAGTAATACTATGGGCACTTCTCTGCCAAAGTGCTGCAAATTTCTTGGCAACCATTGATGCCTGCTGGGTAAAATTTAAAGGTTTTTGGGTTTATTGTTGAGCTTCTTCTGTTCTTCCCATGGTGTTTACTACTTTTGGTATAACCGTGCTATTTCTTTATCTCCGGTATGCCTTATCCCATGGATGGTAAGTTTCAGCACTACTATAAAGGCCTTTGATTATTCCCATGTTTCAAGTGAGGGGGAGTGTGACTGTCTACAATTGGTGTGTCGTCTTCATTTCTTTGCTTTTCGTCTTCATTTCTTTGCTTTGAAGTATCTTCATTACTATGGGCTCAATTGCATTCTGTGCTCCCGTTCGCCTCCACCACTCTCGATGAAGATTGTTGTTGGCAAGTCATAGAGTGCTTATGTTGCTGTGAAGGTGTTAGTGTTATTTCTTACCCTTGGTGCCGTCATTTCCAAGGATGGTCGTGACAAGCTTCGCCCTTGATGCATTTCCAAGGGTTGTGTATAGCATTGTCTTATCCTTGGTGCCGTCATTCCAAAGGATATTCGTGACAAGCTTCGTCCTTGATGCATTTCCAAGGGTTGTGTATAGCATTGTCTCTCTGAAGCCATCCAGCACTGTTATCCTCTAGTTGCTTGTAatcttcatttgtaatttagaGTGGAGTTTATGTTTGACTTCAAGCTTGGAACTTCTAGAtgttccagcttgagggggagtgttagaatTGTCTTCCTTGAGCAGTGTGAACTAAGCCTTGGGAGCTGAAATGAACATACTGTAGCCTTGGGAGCTGAAAAGATTATTGGGTAGCTTTGTAGGTTTACTATTTGAGCatcttttatgtgtatatatattgtgtaatcTTCTTTCAGTAAAAGACATGAAGTAAGatagttaatatattttcagccatttctctcttcttgattcttcatcttgCTTCCTCCTAATTGGCGGGtggtgttattctccacccgccaggcctATGATTCTTACAAACTCAACATTAACAAATATGGGAAGTCAGATATAACCGCTTTGCATTTTTATGTGATATCTATATATTCTTATAGTTGATGGCATTCATGGCACTGTCCTAGCAATGCAGCCCTAAAGTGCCCCCACAGTAGTTCATAGCTGTTGGTGGCTTAGGGTACTTTCATGTGTTGTTTCCTTCTGGTTTGATCTTGTTTGACAGTGGGGAAATTTTGCATACTGTCTACAGATTGCAGCATTTACCATTTTATTACTACAATTGCACCACTCAAACTTCTAGTATGAATTACTTGTAATGATAATTCTATCTGCATAAGGCTCCGCAAAGCCAACATTCTTTACCGGAAGAGTAGGTCTATTATTCCTTCTGGTTCATGCTAAATTTTCAATGTGTATCTCTTCATGACACCATATGCAACAATCTGAGATAAAATAGTATGTTATGCAGGTTTTTAGATTGAAATTTAATCTTATTTTCCTGTATGTTCAATTTATCTGTATATTTTCTTGAAcagtataattaaatttatctcAAAGAGTAACGATTTTGTTGTTACTTTTGTTATGCAGGTTATAAGATCTTCAGATTACCTTTCGCCTTCTCCTGGTGAGCAGACAGTCCCTGACATTTCTAAGTGAAATTCTTAAAGTAGTAAACTTTGCATTCTATTAATAACCATTTTAGTCATCATGCAAAACTTGAACACTTCTATTTTCTCCTTGTGCTACCAGAACCCCCAGATATCAATGACTGCTTTGATAGCTATGTCCCTGAAACTCAAGAATTTGATGCAAGTAATGATTGCAGAGCCCCAGAATCAAATGATAATGAACTCAATGACCATGATGGTCAGAGATGGTCCAGTTCTAGTCtgggaaaagaagaaaaagatgtgAAATGTACTAGAAACGGAATGAAGGAAAAAAGTGCTGTGCAACTGTTAGAAGGCCTTGCTAAGTTCACATCCAaggaaaattacaaaaatgtatGTCAGGTAACAGATTTTATCTTGTCTGGGTCCATGGGGGTGTGTGGTTTTGCGTTAACCTTCAAATCAATAAAACTGTCAAGCAGTCATCATTTGTTTGATGACAGATTCTTCTAATTCTGCCTGATTACCAAATGGAGTTTCTAGAATTATCTATCTAAAATCATGTATTTCTTTCCCTAATCTTAGAAATTGTGTTTATCTTTCAGAATTCACCATCTACTGACGACATTGCACTTTCTTCAGGTGTAACTCTCCTccaaactatttaaattatttgtcaaTGCTAAATGCAAAATTtagaacataatgtattaatatGGAACTGGAACTGTTGTTCTTATCCAttctaaattttacttttacacTTTCTGTTTGAAGCCAAAGTTTGTACTATACAGTTGCTGAATTTTACTTTCCTGCATTGCTCTGCCAGAGCCCCCAGACAttaagaactggttctccagctATGCATATGAAACTCCAACATTAGACAGTGGTGATGGATTCAGCATTCTCAAATATGAAGAAAGTGAATTCGACATTGAAGAACGCAGCCGTGCTGGCCAAAAGGAACTGCATAACTTAGGTTCTAGGAAAGCTGTATTATTTGCCAATGATAGTAACACTTATCAGCCTTCCCCTAAGGTATTCTTGATCTTCTTTGTCTCACAATCCAGCATATGCAGACAAGTTTTTGCCTCATGATGGAAATTGCAAGTGTTTTCCCTGCATGGATGAGTGCTAACAATTTActctatgtatattatatttgagcaatTTCCTATATCCTTTAGACAACCAAAACTTTTTTCTAAGCATTTATTACAATTGTTAGTGTTTGCTCATGCTGCTAAGGTTGGCAATTTTCTTTCTCTTATACTACAAGCTGGTCTTGGTTTCTTTGTCATGAATAATTAACATGCTCATAAAACCGGTTCATCTTCCTTGAGTGTTTCTGCCTGTGAGAAAATGTTTATGTAATATAGCTATAAAATGCAgccaagtttttatttttcctgCAATAAATGAATCATTGATAAACTTTCCTTTTAATGCAGAGGGGCCATGACTTGGCTGGAAACAAAAACTTATTTTCTCAGGAAAACACTGATAAGAAGAAGATGCAGATCCTTGATTATAACTCAACTGAAGATTTTGTGACCTCATTAGATGGAAAAAGCTCTGCTGAGAAGCTGGACAAAACATTCTCTGAAATGGATGGTCTTAGGTTGTCAAATACCAACATTCCTTCACCTAATAAACACGAAACTCCATCTTTGATTCAAAGGTGGGATTCTGCAGAACAAAACCTAGTATTATCTAAAGACAGCATGAAAACTACAGATGCTTTACTGCCCATATATAGTTTAAATACGAGTACGGTGACTAGACAGTCATCCCAAATGGAGCCTGGGGGAAGAATCTGCAAAGAAAACGATGGAAATCGCTCTGCAGATAATGGTTTCATTTCAACAAGAAAGATCAGAAGTAGGAAACTGCATGATGAAAATTCTCTTGTGAAGCCTGGTGGGGTTGATTGGTCTGGCTCTCTAAGAAATGAGACCAAGTATAGACCAATCTATGATAAGGATACTGCTGCAAGAAGGGTTTTCTTAGACACCACTAACATTCAGCAGAGTCAACCACCTGATGGATCACAGATTACAGGTAAATGGAGGTGTCCCCAGAAGCGTAAGCCACATCTAGGTCCTCCTTTGAAGCAGCTTCGGCTAGAGCAATGGATTAGGAGAGTATGAAAAGTAGTATATGCTTGAACAGAGATTTGGATATGAAGGGCAACAACTCATGTAGTCATGTATTGGACTTCTCTGAAGAAAGTCAAAAGCATATTCGTCTCATTTGTATTGTGTTTAAATCTTAATACTTTCAATTTCACCTCCATTGCGCTTAATCCTTCTGCTTGTAGATTCTTAAACAATACAAGCTGTTTAATAAGTCGGTTTGCTTTgtttattaatcaaatttgTAACTTGTAATGATTTTGATTGTTATTTCTAGTGTGTAAACTCATAAACTAAACACACTCTAAGTGTgcagtttttattttattattattttttgtaaaaataaatcGCACTAGAAAAAATTTTGTACCACTCCAATTGAGTTTGAAGTTTTATCATTAGGGTTTATGTGTTtatgttactccgtatatatcaagttgtttctctttttTTAATAAGTCAAAATTTTATTGATATAAGCGTTTAGGGGCTGAAAAATCCCGAAGATTGTACAAATAAGAAGAGAGGGCCGATTCCGGCACCatatcaaaagaaaagaaaacagtaGGTTCGGTGCAAGAGAGGCCAAAAGAAGCTAGTGCATCAGCAATAGAATTTGCTTCATGGTAGACATGGGAAATCGTAGAATTGTTGAAAGCAAGATATTCCTTAATGCAAGCGATTGCATCTGGAATCTGCCATGGAATCTGAGAAGCTAGAGAAGAAATGAGAGAAGCAAGGAATTTAGAATCAACCTTAATAAACTAGGGCCATTTAGCCGTAAGATCACACCAACGGAGGGAAAAATCCAAAGCAAAAGTCTCTGCCTCCAATGCAGATGATGCATCAATAGGGAAGACCAAGGCAGCAATAAGACTTCCACTAGAGTCACGTAAGCAGGCTCCTCCTGCACTTCCCAATGAAGTAAAGGCTGCATCGGTGTTGAGCTTTAAACATCCTGAAGGCGGCCTAAGCCACTTAATCCACGAAATAATAGATCTTTTCTTGGCAGCGAAAGCAGCAATAAGGCCTTCAGACAGCAGCAAGGAGTCAGTGGATTTCAAAAAAACTGGTGGGCGGGCGATCGACATGTGAAAAAGATGGCGTTTGATGCTCTTGACTAATTGCAGTCTAGTCACTCTGACCCCGTCGAAAATAGACGAGTTATATGCTGTCCATAATTCCCATAGAATGAAGCTAGGCAAAATCCCATTGAATATATGAACAGCAGAGCCACCATTTGAATGTATCCACCGAGTATAagggtccactgactatagggatcctatagagcaaattgtcattttggtccactgactatagtgGTCCTATTAATTGTAATccacaacttttaaaattattaattggaTACCttgattattcaatttttttcaattttggtcactccggccaaattgcttGCCAAATCTCAccgaaaaatattaatatgcaaaataatgagggtattttagtcattttatttcttcttcGACGAGTCTAAACCTGCCTCTACCACGAGCGACGCCGGAAGTCGTCTGCAACCCCGCTCCTGACTTCTCTTTAGTCATTGCCTTTGCTTGTGTGTGTCAGCTTCAACTTTTCTATTTGCCGGCGGCTACCAAGACACCCTTTTGGCACAAGCCAAACGCTAGTTCTTCTACCAGTGCCAAATCTACGGCACAATCAATTTCATCTTCGGCTACTCCGTTGCCGTCTTCTAGAACACTTAAATCATCGTTTGCAACCCTACTCCGCATCTAGGAACTGTCATCACCGTCCAGGGGAAATACAAGCCGGCGGCAAGTTCCGACTTTTCCTTCATAGACTACACCATCTCTGTGGCAGATGATATTGAAAATGTCCCCACGTTCTTCGGCCGACCTGGAAAAATTATTCCACCACGGTTTCCTTGTATGGAAAAATTATTCCACCACGGTTTCCTTGTACTCGAATATCGGAAGCCTTATTGATCCCAGATCGCCGACTGGCAAATGGTACGCTGGAAGGGAGTGCATTCAAGAATGAGATTTGTTGAAGCTAACGAGTTTAGTGTTGATGCTTTATTGAAGTTGACATGCACAACAAAGGAAATGATTAAAGAGAACTCATTTTTCGGTGTCGCTCACGGCGGAGACAGACCCGAACTCGTCGGTAtggatggcaatgtgccccgtgATGGGAAAAAATTTCAAGGATCAGGGACGGGGACGAGAAATTGTTTCAAATTCCATATGAGGACAGGGATATCCCTCCcctccccgccccgtccccgaataattattataattaacaattataaaaaaattatataaaaaattaatatatatatatatatatatatatatatatattaattttttaaaattaaaatcatagtttttaacattaaaattacactaatttaagatCTTGATTGAGAATtgatcggggacggggaatccctGTCCCCGCCTAATTCATCGCGGGGACAGGGTCAGGGTTTCGGCGATGGGGAGTATACTCCCGTCCCCGCCCTGCCCCGTTGTCATCCCTACTCGTTGGAGAAGAAACAAAAAGGGgagtaaaatgactaaaataccctcatagTATTTTAGCCGATGAGATTTGGATGGCAATTTGGccagagtgaccaaaattgataaaatttgaataatCAAGGTATTCAATTAacagtttgaaagtcgtggattgcaattaataggacccctatagttagtggaccaaaatgacaatttgctgtAAAATATAGTTTATAGTTTAAGCCTTTAAGTTTAATAGCATAATTGAGCTtttaattggaaaaaaatttcatctaattttttaaatttggcaaAATAAATACAATTGAGTCAAAATGCTGCACATTTAACCGCTAAAAGGTGTTGCTGTTGACATTGATTTTTCTCATAGTTACATGAATTCCAAGTGTAcactattgttgttgttgttgttattgttctgttttgttttttgaaccTTTTTCAAAATCAATCACTTGATCTAATATCAAACGATGTGGTAAAAACAATGGTAGCTCTCCGGAAAGAATGGTTGCTCGTCGGAAAAAATGGtagctcgccggagaagaagaaatagggtgtgaaatgactaaaatgccctcgttattttaagttttaggaaattccggtgagatttggccggaaatttggccggagtgtccaaaattgacagaaattgaatagtcagggtgtgcaattaacacttttgaaagtcgtggactgcaattaaaaggaccccaatagtcagtaAACTAAAATGTCAATTTTCTCGTTGATTTATATAGCtatgaattttgaatttatgaTTTTAGTGGACTTTACTTATGAAAGTTATCAATTATGGATTTTATGCATATTTGGAACTGAACACTGCCAAAGTGCCAAATGCCAAATGCCAATCACAATTTAGCAATCTTTTATGGAgtattaatttgtatttaactttttagaagCTAAAGTTAGgctattatgaatattttaaaaattgtaagctATGCACATGCTTTCTCGTTGAGAActttttctctaaatttttaattttgcaattgcatttattaaattttaatgtgctcaatgttcatccggttgacccgttctaacttctaaatttctaatgttCTATCgaatattcaaaattaaaatgcaagtattcattaatcattaatcacttgattaaaattttaaagtgccAATGCTTATCCGATTGACCCtataacaccccaattttcaactcttacttgtattacaaaaatattcccaaagctccaaaccaccatatttcaaccaaataatcaattatctaatttcaagtgactaaaccaacttaagggaattccttacctcaaccgggttactagttctcgtagaaggattttggagttgatttccccaatttcaccttaaacccTAGGATCAAAAGcaccaccataacaagagatttcaagaaattactctcaaattcatgctctaggaaggaaaatagaactttttaccaaataaaatcgaagatttaccgaacgttcttgagagatgtgaaggaaattagctatggaagcaatggaggaagaagatgatgaagatgatctctttctctctcctctcctcttcatttcggcaaaagcaagggaaaaaggaaaaaaaattggcttttatactacatcacaatcttatgtgataagattggaaaaaaaataataaaataataaaatatcttccaacttatcagttggggtccaaacagataaagtttcggtagaaaataatccagatagaataatttccgaaactaaaaatttattccagactaaccctcaaaattgggctaggttcggtgcaccgcgaaatttagcgatgtacgatcaaattaaattttcgctgctatgagctgatttaattaaataggaaattcaagaataatagtatggtgtctaaaaatccatttcctatgacaaacgggtccgaatactagctcttaaaatttttacggttcgtgaccgggacgttcgatcgcagcttaataacaactatactcacttataaaaattcttttgaa includes:
- the LOC116001738 gene encoding uncharacterized protein LOC116001738 isoform X1, producing the protein MLEYSDSLSFPSEPPHIGNWFSSYVHESPVLSSIDDLECEPGEEKTSEEKFVKSRAFGREICLPSGDHAAPNEDKCAIEFLRSSEYPDLSYEPSDVNDSFSSYVPETPMSDEDGDLSIPGSNNITDLKDNGNSRGFICESIKGKAESFSEDIRQGTTDGYLSKGLVRCNASVEANCANQVIRSSDYLSPSPEPPDINDCFDSYVPETQEFDASNDCRAPESNDNELNDHDGQRWSSSSLGKEEKDVKCTRNGMKEKSAVQLLEGLAKFTSKENYKNVCQNSPSTDDIALSSEPPDIKNWFSSYAYETPTLDSGDGFSILKYEESEFDIEERSRAGQKELHNLGSRKAVLFANDSNTYQPSPKRGHDLAGNKNLFSQENTDKKKMQILDYNSTEDFVTSLDGKSSAEKLDKTFSEMDGLRLSNTNIPSPNKHETPSLIQRWDSAEQNLVLSKDSMKTTDALLPIYSLNTSTVTRQSSQMEPGGRICKENDGNRSADNGFISTRKIRSRKLHDENSLVKPGGVDWSGSLRNETKYRPIYDKDTAARRVFLDTTNIQQSQPPDGSQITGKWRCPQKRKPHLGPPLKQLRLEQWIRRV
- the LOC116001738 gene encoding uncharacterized protein LOC116001738 isoform X2, with translation MLEYSDSLSFPSEPPHIGNWFSSYVHESPVLSSIDDLECEPGEEKTSEEKFVKSRAFGREICLPSGDHAAPNEDKCAIEFLRSSEYPDLSYEPSDVNDSFSSYVPETPMSDEDGDLSIPGSNNITDLKDNGNSRGFICESIKGKAESFSEDIRQGTTDGYLSKGLVRCNASVEANCANQVIRSSDYLSPSPEPPDINDCFDSYVPETQEFDASNDCRAPESNDNELNDHDGQRWSSSSLGKEEKDVKCTRNGMKEKSAVQLLEGLAKFTSKENYKNNSPSTDDIALSSEPPDIKNWFSSYAYETPTLDSGDGFSILKYEESEFDIEERSRAGQKELHNLGSRKAVLFANDSNTYQPSPKRGHDLAGNKNLFSQENTDKKKMQILDYNSTEDFVTSLDGKSSAEKLDKTFSEMDGLRLSNTNIPSPNKHETPSLIQRWDSAEQNLVLSKDSMKTTDALLPIYSLNTSTVTRQSSQMEPGGRICKENDGNRSADNGFISTRKIRSRKLHDENSLVKPGGVDWSGSLRNETKYRPIYDKDTAARRVFLDTTNIQQSQPPDGSQITGKWRCPQKRKPHLGPPLKQLRLEQWIRRV